From Staphylothermus hellenicus DSM 12710, a single genomic window includes:
- a CDS encoding DUF2258 domain-containing protein gives MPEVRTGPVRVSGYAIKLRRVINAALRDYYKQKVLNAKEINNIISDLNAKIFNVLVERFEIPKDAIVNVILNYEVENNKFVIKDIKVEVYDLNEILTRNATAEIKKNIGLQ, from the coding sequence TTGCCTGAAGTAAGAACTGGGCCAGTTAGAGTAAGTGGTTACGCGATAAAGCTCAGAAGAGTTATCAATGCCGCTCTCCGCGACTATTATAAGCAAAAAGTTCTAAATGCTAAAGAAATAAATAATATCATTAGCGATTTGAATGCTAAAATCTTCAATGTTCTAGTGGAGAGGTTCGAGATCCCAAAAGATGCTATTGTAAATGTTATTCTTAACTATGAAGTGGAAAACAATAAATTTGTCATAAAAGATATCAAGGTAGAAGTCTATGATCTCAACGAGATCCTTACAAGAAACGCTACAGCCGAAATCAAGAAAAACATTGGGTTACAATAA
- a CDS encoding molybdopterin biosynthesis protein, which yields MERKIFHQLTGLNEVVKVVEKYYPLKPLGEEYVDLISSTGRVLAEDIYAPIDHPPFDRSEVDGYAVRSIDIRGADDLHPVKLRVIGGIEPGEKPSMEIRKGDAAEIATGAMIPRGADTVVMVEYTRGEKNEVEIYRAAAPGENIAFTGSDISMGDLVLLKGTIITPNIIGLLAGLGISKVKVYVKPKVAVFSTGNEVVEPGEKLVPGKVFDVNGYLITSSLNEMGVEAKFIGKLPDNEETIYSEIKKALTWADIVITSGGTSAGLGDVIYRVFEKLGEPGVIVHGLKTKPGKPTVIAVAGKKLLFGLPGFPLSCYMIFDQVVKPIMYKLLGTKPPRRRKIRARLAYRIKKPLGKTWLLPVSLIETRQGYTAYPVSIKSGSISPFIYSDGYVILPENTDLLLEDSVVETVLFRDLESLPKLVIIGSNDILLYHILVQYGLADQTRIISTGSMGGWRAIRRGEADIAPTHLLDEETLEYNAPFMEKFGLKSKAVLLRGYERRLGILVGKGNPKNITGIKDFLRNDIVIVNRTRGSGTRVYLDYILKKLAEKENLSLHDIVEKINGYTYEVKTHTAVAAAIAQGRADAGIAVEMAAKMYNLDFIPLTWEKYDFLILRDRMNKKLVREFIDILKSLREKKNEVQNKYPGYRIPNNIGEIIAE from the coding sequence GTGGAACGTAAAATTTTTCATCAATTAACAGGGTTAAACGAAGTTGTCAAGGTTGTAGAAAAATATTATCCATTAAAACCTCTCGGCGAAGAATACGTTGACCTAATTAGTTCCACTGGCAGAGTACTAGCAGAAGACATTTATGCACCAATAGATCACCCGCCATTTGATAGAAGCGAGGTAGACGGATACGCTGTTAGAAGCATAGATATTAGAGGAGCAGATGATCTACACCCTGTTAAGCTCAGAGTTATTGGGGGAATCGAGCCCGGAGAAAAACCATCTATGGAGATTAGAAAGGGAGACGCTGCTGAAATCGCTACAGGAGCAATGATCCCTAGGGGAGCAGATACTGTAGTCATGGTTGAATATACTAGGGGAGAAAAAAATGAAGTAGAAATATATCGTGCAGCCGCTCCAGGAGAAAATATTGCTTTTACGGGAAGCGACATATCCATGGGGGATCTTGTATTATTAAAAGGAACAATTATAACACCCAATATAATAGGCTTACTCGCCGGTCTAGGTATTAGTAAAGTAAAAGTATATGTTAAGCCAAAAGTAGCAGTGTTCTCGACTGGTAATGAAGTAGTTGAGCCTGGAGAAAAACTTGTTCCGGGAAAAGTTTTCGATGTTAACGGATACCTCATTACTTCATCTCTAAACGAGATGGGTGTGGAAGCTAAATTTATTGGCAAACTCCCAGATAACGAGGAAACGATTTACTCTGAGATCAAGAAAGCCCTTACATGGGCAGACATAGTTATTACAAGCGGAGGAACAAGTGCTGGATTAGGAGACGTTATCTATAGGGTGTTTGAAAAACTAGGAGAACCAGGAGTAATTGTTCATGGATTAAAGACTAAACCTGGAAAACCAACAGTTATCGCTGTAGCAGGCAAGAAACTATTATTTGGATTACCGGGATTCCCGCTATCATGCTACATGATATTTGACCAAGTCGTAAAGCCTATAATGTATAAATTATTAGGTACAAAACCTCCTAGAAGAAGAAAAATACGTGCTAGACTAGCTTATAGGATAAAGAAACCCCTAGGTAAAACATGGCTATTACCAGTATCACTCATAGAAACCCGGCAAGGATACACAGCATATCCCGTCTCAATTAAGAGCGGTAGCATATCACCATTTATTTATAGCGATGGATACGTTATCCTCCCAGAAAACACTGATCTGCTCCTAGAGGACTCTGTTGTGGAAACAGTATTGTTCAGAGACCTAGAAAGCCTTCCTAAACTCGTAATTATAGGTAGCAATGATATCCTGCTCTACCATATACTTGTACAGTATGGTTTAGCTGATCAAACAAGAATAATATCTACAGGAAGCATGGGAGGCTGGAGAGCTATAAGAAGAGGAGAAGCAGACATAGCACCAACACATCTTCTAGACGAGGAAACACTTGAATACAATGCTCCATTCATGGAAAAATTTGGTCTAAAAAGCAAAGCAGTCCTGCTAAGAGGATATGAGCGAAGACTGGGAATACTTGTTGGAAAAGGTAATCCTAAGAATATAACTGGGATCAAGGATTTCCTCAGAAACGATATAGTAATAGTGAATAGAACCAGAGGCTCTGGAACACGCGTATATCTAGACTATATATTGAAAAAACTAGCTGAGAAAGAAAACCTATCACTCCACGACATAGTTGAGAAAATCAATGGATACACATACGAGGTGAAAACACATACAGCTGTTGCAGCAGCCATAGCTCAGGGCAGAGCAGATGCAGGAATAGCTGTTGAAATGGCTGCTAAAATGTACAATCTAGACTTCATACCATTAACTTGGGAAAAATATGACTTCCTCATATTGAGGGATCGCATGAATAAGAAACTAGTTAGAGAATTCATCGATATACTTAAGTCTTTAAGAGAAAAGAAAAATGAGGTTCAGAACAAGTATCCAGGCTATAGGATACCAAATAATATTGGAGAGATCATAGCTGAGTAA
- a CDS encoding amidohydrolase family protein — MEDLFIRNARFILTPNSLDNTIVYENKDIVIENGIITCIGDHCSKPRGSLVIDASKHVITPAYINAHTRAGTAFLRGSMPDQEYWDLIRNKKILEEKLVSPELVFHSSRLSCAEMLLNGIMGFVDAYYYPEETIEACIDLGLHVSTGPSMPVEKELRSFLSKYKNIDKVHPIINIPNMNHSRLEELEQSFSLARKYGLKIHLQVSETRREVFLFKKHIGHWPIEYLYKKKLLGEDVYLVNANWVSSTELEYISEEKAALIICPHRSMRLAIGGFAPVYEAMRKHILLTVGTDDFTGDRMNVLSEIRELLLLYRHYYKDTRLRLGHTYSYTVVNGYRVMGIKGGSIKESYPANLVVYDIDALKNTPLHPQNLLSRLILGNGFTPHYVVVDSHVIYDSSKHDELVKKIQESIAFLERISQRINYETGEPVEQA, encoded by the coding sequence TTGGAAGACTTATTTATTAGAAATGCTAGGTTTATTTTAACCCCGAATAGCCTAGATAACACAATTGTATATGAAAATAAAGATATCGTTATTGAGAATGGAATAATAACTTGTATCGGCGATCACTGTTCTAAGCCTAGGGGATCACTAGTTATTGATGCTTCAAAACATGTCATTACCCCCGCTTATATAAATGCACATACTCGTGCAGGTACTGCATTCCTTAGAGGCTCCATGCCTGATCAGGAGTATTGGGATCTGATTAGAAACAAGAAAATTCTTGAGGAAAAACTAGTATCTCCCGAGCTAGTTTTTCATTCAAGTAGATTATCATGTGCTGAAATGTTATTGAACGGTATCATGGGATTCGTAGACGCATACTACTATCCTGAAGAAACAATTGAGGCATGCATTGATCTAGGACTACATGTTTCAACAGGGCCATCTATGCCTGTTGAGAAAGAGCTGAGAAGTTTTCTATCCAAGTATAAAAATATAGATAAAGTACATCCAATTATTAATATCCCTAATATGAATCATTCTAGGCTGGAGGAGCTTGAACAGAGTTTTAGCTTAGCTAGAAAATATGGTTTAAAAATACATTTACAAGTATCAGAAACTAGGCGAGAGGTTTTCCTGTTCAAGAAACATATAGGGCATTGGCCGATAGAGTATTTATATAAGAAGAAATTATTAGGCGAGGATGTTTACTTAGTAAATGCTAATTGGGTTTCAAGCACTGAACTCGAGTATATTTCTGAAGAGAAAGCTGCTTTAATAATATGTCCCCACAGATCTATGAGGCTTGCTATTGGAGGTTTTGCACCAGTATATGAGGCTATGAGGAAGCATATTCTATTAACTGTTGGTACAGATGATTTTACAGGTGATAGAATGAATGTTTTGTCTGAGATTAGAGAACTACTGCTTCTTTACAGGCACTATTATAAGGATACTCGGCTTAGACTAGGACATACTTATTCCTATACCGTCGTGAATGGATATAGGGTAATGGGTATAAAGGGTGGGTCCATTAAAGAGAGTTATCCAGCTAACCTGGTAGTCTACGATATAGATGCGTTGAAGAATACACCATTACATCCCCAAAATCTTTTAAGTAGGCTTATTCTAGGCAATGGCTTTACCCCGCATTATGTAGTAGTGGATAGTCATGTTATCTATGATAGTTCTAAACACGATGAATTAGTTAAGAAGATACAGGAAAGTATAGCATTTTTAGAGCGTATTTCTCAAAGAATCAATTATGAGACCGGTGAACCTGTTGAGCAAGCTTAG
- a CDS encoding carbon-nitrogen hydrolase family protein: protein MSRVFIGILQDKFTVDPMENYRRIKELLEEKHQVADIIVVPEYSMINILAGLKPIDVYERAERINDSTYISKISDLAAKLDAYILIHFIEKTDTPPKTMSSSILIHPSGRVDKVYSKMHLFDAYGYRESDYFLPGRTLSRTIVFDHLKFYVAICYDLRFPELFRSYARQDAYGVFIHAGWVRGPLKEEILDLLARARSHENTMYIILSDQTGKQYVGRSGVFSPYGFREVDMGYRRGYIEWPINLDDVLEARKIVPVIEQSRTRWDIVLKTNK from the coding sequence TTGAGTAGGGTATTTATAGGTATATTACAAGATAAATTCACAGTTGATCCTATGGAGAACTATAGAAGAATTAAAGAGTTACTAGAAGAAAAACATCAAGTTGCCGATATTATCGTTGTTCCAGAATATTCAATGATAAATATTCTTGCTGGATTAAAGCCTATCGATGTATATGAGAGAGCTGAGAGAATAAATGATAGTACATATATTTCTAAGATAAGCGATCTCGCGGCGAAGCTTGATGCATATATACTTATACATTTCATTGAAAAAACAGATACCCCGCCGAAAACAATGAGTTCAAGCATACTTATTCATCCAAGTGGTAGGGTTGATAAAGTATATAGTAAAATGCACTTATTTGATGCATACGGGTATCGGGAATCAGACTATTTTCTGCCTGGAAGAACTCTTTCTCGAACAATAGTATTTGATCATCTCAAATTCTATGTAGCTATATGTTATGATCTACGCTTCCCAGAGCTTTTCCGAAGCTATGCACGGCAAGATGCTTATGGAGTATTCATTCATGCGGGATGGGTTAGAGGACCATTGAAGGAGGAAATACTTGATTTATTAGCTAGGGCTAGAAGCCATGAAAACACAATGTACATTATATTATCGGATCAGACAGGAAAACAATACGTTGGTAGGAGCGGTGTATTCAGCCCATATGGTTTTAGAGAAGTAGATATGGGTTATAGAAGAGGATACATTGAGTGGCCGATCAACCTGGACGATGTTTTGGAAGCGAGAAAAATTGTTCCTGTAATTGAACAGTCAAGAACTCGATGGGATATTGTTTTGAAAACTAACAAATAA
- a CDS encoding FtsX-like permease family protein yields the protein MNLIQKIFLSNKYFIVLFLIGIAVTSLIISAFNTSYLYVNDMVKELTSGLPCHAIVFYSNNDHPWILEKTVSNKLGRDEVKQYLNIYVESYSLPNGFSINDFKYNYSSQLVLMYFPGLNEKYVTTSGVIVGLPSGSYNSRAKIIIDNRSFTDLVFVRSDIVDDVLDKAFSHTTNISITPSHQHSPYTDIYKYIYEAQTSFSPLFTLYILVGDKQTFIDLATYADKHFEKYPLRIMSREISFTSNTFSIRSYTENISSGKLLLTILWFHAQKMITGLSVEASENRIKSVLKDLTSISQCVTGIFKDYLSLRLQEARDVEKFIRIFSALSILPSLTVIYLTTTRVPTVLVSTMRKIIALVRIRGISIKKIRNQLLFTMIIWITIGSIIGIFTGSLLSEILYIGKFDQTIYFNLLNSAFDPLIIISSFVAVLILITASFYSTFKNISKIQPREFTRPSIFAELPLIKKGLSRGSILLLLLSIYYIIRATEIVSPAKLLAIREPNTTIIIGAILLFILEPIMIYFGPVILIYSITKLLASYPDKLSSMISWIAKAVSRKYHILASRLIMLKPARIALLIVLGTFSTGIVLGGLVGMDSVNLLYDHISISMSGGVDNVVVKQIDFTNTSNIYKDVEDASEYINGSYTYALFLIDIRSIYGSIKPIELSKGAMVLPVWIMFIPGNFSKIVEINSALGYGFDFREAIKQVENDPGKAIFIANINAMKEREEEIIAEPISGNAYIKLDNQLLANIDIVGTARNIPAVGYIANPIITHSSYFSSMSIGVVSAQIKLIYPTSTGLIMNIMNLEKFVKNKNLTNEFLRGYLFIFVKGSVDKTLTSKGYNVLNFKGMQKNIDKAKQFMVIGFNNYLSTGISLFIVALIFISILTYTIIFENLYAYTLMRARGVPSSSVYRLCVSEALSMSIISVLPGIIIGLFLGYALFNVSFESYAFYAPIGVENVYGVSYILSISLNSLISILIILLLPIILSYIIVKITYKRVVREAIMLLGSHV from the coding sequence TTGAATTTGATACAGAAAATTTTTCTATCTAACAAATATTTCATTGTATTGTTTCTTATTGGAATTGCTGTTACAAGCCTTATAATCTCCGCATTTAATACTTCATACCTATATGTAAATGATATGGTTAAAGAGTTAACAAGTGGTCTGCCATGTCATGCAATAGTATTTTACAGCAACAATGATCATCCATGGATCCTAGAAAAGACTGTTTCTAATAAGCTAGGTAGAGATGAAGTTAAACAATATCTCAATATCTATGTTGAAAGCTATTCCTTACCTAATGGATTCAGCATTAATGATTTCAAGTATAATTATTCATCTCAACTCGTACTAATGTATTTTCCCGGACTCAACGAGAAATATGTTACAACAAGTGGAGTTATTGTTGGGCTTCCAAGTGGTTCTTATAATTCTCGAGCTAAAATAATAATTGATAATAGATCATTTACAGATTTAGTATTTGTTCGTTCAGATATTGTAGATGATGTTTTAGATAAAGCTTTTTCTCATACAACAAATATATCGATCACTCCAAGTCATCAACACTCTCCATACACTGATATCTATAAATATATTTACGAAGCTCAAACTAGTTTTAGTCCTCTTTTTACTCTTTATATCTTAGTTGGAGATAAGCAGACATTTATCGATCTAGCTACATATGCTGATAAGCACTTCGAGAAATATCCTCTAAGAATTATGAGCCGAGAAATATCGTTTACATCAAACACTTTTTCTATTAGATCATATACTGAAAATATTAGTTCAGGAAAACTGCTTTTAACAATTCTTTGGTTTCACGCTCAAAAAATGATAACCGGGCTAAGCGTTGAAGCATCAGAGAATAGAATAAAAAGCGTTTTAAAAGATCTTACCTCAATATCACAGTGTGTAACTGGTATATTTAAAGATTATCTTTCTCTAAGATTACAAGAAGCAAGGGATGTGGAAAAGTTTATTAGAATATTTTCAGCTTTATCAATACTTCCAAGCTTAACTGTTATTTATCTAACAACCACTAGAGTCCCCACAGTCCTCGTCTCTACTATGAGGAAAATTATAGCACTGGTTAGAATTAGAGGAATTTCAATAAAGAAAATAAGAAACCAATTATTATTTACAATGATAATTTGGATTACCATTGGCTCCATCATTGGTATTTTCACGGGTTCATTGCTTTCTGAAATACTTTATATTGGAAAATTTGATCAAACAATATATTTTAACCTTTTAAACAGCGCATTCGATCCGTTAATTATAATATCGTCTTTCGTAGCAGTATTAATCCTTATAACAGCATCATTCTATTCAACATTCAAGAATATCTCCAAGATCCAGCCTAGAGAGTTTACTAGGCCAAGCATATTTGCTGAGCTACCCTTAATCAAGAAAGGTTTAAGCCGTGGATCCATACTACTTTTGCTTCTAAGCATATACTATATTATCAGAGCAACTGAAATAGTTTCTCCAGCAAAATTACTTGCTATTAGAGAGCCTAACACGACAATAATCATAGGTGCTATATTATTATTCATATTAGAACCTATAATGATCTATTTTGGACCAGTAATATTGATTTATTCTATAACTAAACTATTAGCTTCATATCCGGATAAACTCAGCTCCATGATCTCTTGGATAGCAAAGGCTGTGTCAAGAAAGTACCACATACTAGCTTCTAGGCTTATAATGTTAAAACCAGCACGCATCGCATTATTAATTGTTTTAGGAACATTTTCTACTGGAATAGTCTTAGGTGGATTAGTTGGTATGGATAGTGTTAATCTCTTATACGATCATATCAGCATATCTATGAGTGGTGGAGTAGATAATGTTGTTGTTAAACAAATAGATTTCACAAATACAAGCAATATCTATAAAGATGTTGAAGATGCCAGCGAATATATTAATGGCTCATATACGTATGCATTATTCTTGATCGACATAAGAAGCATATATGGTTCGATTAAACCAATAGAGTTATCAAAGGGAGCCATGGTTCTACCAGTATGGATCATGTTTATACCAGGTAATTTCTCAAAAATAGTAGAGATTAATAGTGCTCTTGGATATGGTTTTGATTTTAGAGAAGCTATTAAGCAGGTAGAAAATGATCCTGGTAAAGCAATATTTATAGCAAACATTAATGCTATGAAGGAGAGAGAAGAGGAAATCATAGCTGAACCCATATCTGGTAACGCATATATAAAACTGGATAACCAGTTGCTTGCTAATATAGATATTGTTGGGACAGCTAGAAATATACCTGCTGTTGGCTACATAGCTAATCCGATCATTACCCATTCTAGTTACTTCTCCTCAATGTCTATTGGCGTAGTGTCGGCGCAGATCAAGCTCATTTATCCAACTAGTACTGGATTAATAATGAATATTATGAATCTTGAAAAGTTCGTGAAAAATAAGAACTTAACTAATGAATTTCTTAGAGGATACTTGTTTATATTTGTTAAAGGATCTGTAGATAAAACTCTTACTAGTAAGGGCTACAATGTTCTTAACTTTAAAGGTATGCAGAAAAACATTGATAAAGCTAAGCAATTCATGGTTATCGGTTTCAATAATTATCTATCTACAGGGATTTCTCTATTCATAGTTGCTCTCATATTCATATCTATTCTAACATATACGATAATATTTGAGAACCTATATGCTTACACCTTAATGCGTGCTCGCGGGGTTCCCAGTAGTAGTGTTTATAGGCTTTGTGTATCTGAAGCATTATCTATGTCAATTATTAGTGTACTACCCGGAATAATTATTGGTTTATTCCTTGGATACGCATTGTTTAATGTATCATTTGAATCCTATGCATTTTATGCTCCTATAGGTGTTGAAAACGTTTATGGTGTTTCATACATATTAAGTATTAGCCTTAACTCATTGATTAGTATATTGATAATTTTACTTCTACCAATAATTCTATCTTACATAATAGTGAAAATAACATATAAGAGAGTCGTGCGTGAAGCAATAATGCTTCTTGGAAGCCATGTATAG
- a CDS encoding DEAD/DEAH box helicase: MDVEKLLEYGLPRTYIELLKNRGITKLNPVQKSAVKKGLFNNKNLLVSAPTASGKTLIGEMALVHNTINKDMIGLYLVPLRALASEKYYEFKELEKLGLRIGITTGDYESPAEYLGRYNIVVATYERFDSLLRLKPRWLNRIGVIVVDEFHMIGDPERGPILEMIIARMLSSRVQIIGLSATIGNPDVLAEWVNAELVDDPYRPVELVEGVYDKKNHVIVFEDGRRKKIIHRIGGAALNISLQSISSGIQVLVFVHNRRKTEEWAFKLSEHMGLFKHLIDKNKLSQILEELKESPSRLEREKLEYLISRGVAFHHAGLSSVARRVVEKGFRERIIRAVFATPTLAAGVNLPARRVLVSIKRYSPVRRRTVNIAVYEYKQMAGRAGRPTYDPYGEAIIYDASSLSEGMRFIRGRLEPITSKLNNERSLRIHVLALIASRHANTLDEIINVFKNTLFAAEYRDLAYLKSTLDIVLDDLLDWGMIKSTGNNGFVATRLGSITSITYLDPLSVNRYLENVKDNVGDLYYLMLITQTPDYLRSKPYISNKLVELYEEEALELSDEGIIPEPPKTFDYYDYYTWLQSFVQAKMLHEWINEVGEDEIVEKYSIGPGDVYSARDTASWIAGALSRVEKVLGNTFRANKLEKLSLRLEYGVKEDALELVELQGIGRVRARTLIKNGIKSLKDLVNTPPSKIESLPGFGPRLVRSLYEQLRERRD, encoded by the coding sequence TTGGATGTTGAGAAGCTTTTAGAGTATGGTTTGCCGAGGACATATATTGAACTATTGAAAAATAGGGGGATTACAAAGCTTAATCCAGTTCAGAAAAGCGCTGTTAAGAAGGGATTATTTAATAATAAAAACCTATTAGTATCAGCTCCAACAGCGAGCGGCAAGACATTAATTGGTGAAATGGCTCTTGTCCATAACACTATTAATAAGGATATGATCGGCTTATACCTTGTACCGCTAAGAGCATTAGCTTCTGAGAAATACTATGAATTCAAAGAATTAGAAAAACTAGGTTTAAGAATCGGTATAACTACGGGAGATTACGAGTCGCCGGCAGAGTATTTGGGCAGGTACAATATAGTCGTAGCTACTTATGAGAGGTTTGATAGTTTATTAAGGCTTAAACCTAGGTGGTTGAATAGAATAGGAGTCATAGTTGTTGATGAATTCCATATGATAGGTGATCCGGAGCGTGGGCCTATTCTAGAAATGATTATTGCTAGGATGCTGAGTTCACGGGTTCAAATTATTGGTTTATCAGCAACAATAGGTAATCCAGACGTTTTAGCTGAATGGGTTAATGCTGAGCTAGTAGATGATCCATATAGACCAGTAGAATTAGTTGAAGGAGTATATGATAAGAAAAACCACGTAATAGTTTTCGAAGATGGGAGAAGAAAGAAAATAATTCATAGAATAGGAGGAGCTGCCCTAAACATTTCTCTCCAAAGTATTTCTAGTGGTATACAAGTACTAGTATTTGTACATAATAGGAGAAAAACTGAGGAATGGGCTTTTAAGCTCTCAGAACATATGGGCTTATTCAAGCACCTCATAGATAAAAATAAGTTATCACAGATCCTCGAGGAGTTAAAAGAGTCTCCGAGTAGGTTGGAGAGAGAAAAACTAGAATACTTGATTAGTAGAGGAGTGGCATTTCACCATGCAGGACTGAGTAGTGTTGCACGTAGAGTTGTAGAGAAGGGTTTTAGGGAGAGAATAATTAGAGCAGTATTCGCTACCCCTACATTAGCTGCTGGAGTTAATCTTCCTGCTAGAAGGGTTCTCGTCTCTATTAAGAGATATAGCCCTGTTAGGAGACGGACTGTGAATATAGCTGTTTACGAATATAAGCAGATGGCTGGCAGAGCGGGCAGGCCAACATATGATCCATACGGTGAAGCCATAATATATGATGCTTCCAGCTTATCTGAGGGAATGAGGTTTATTCGTGGAAGACTAGAGCCTATAACTAGTAAGTTAAATAATGAGCGTAGTTTAAGAATACATGTATTAGCATTAATAGCTTCAAGACATGCTAATACTTTAGACGAGATCATTAATGTTTTCAAGAATACATTATTTGCTGCGGAATATAGGGATCTAGCATATTTGAAGTCTACATTAGACATAGTACTAGATGATCTATTGGATTGGGGCATGATAAAGTCTACTGGAAATAATGGATTCGTAGCTACAAGGCTTGGATCAATAACATCGATAACGTATCTCGACCCATTATCTGTTAATCGGTATCTGGAGAATGTCAAAGATAATGTAGGCGACCTATATTATCTAATGCTTATAACTCAGACACCTGATTATTTGAGAAGCAAGCCATACATAAGCAATAAACTAGTTGAACTATACGAGGAAGAAGCACTAGAGCTTAGCGATGAAGGCATTATACCAGAGCCCCCTAAAACATTTGACTACTATGACTACTATACATGGTTGCAGAGCTTTGTTCAAGCAAAAATGCTTCATGAATGGATAAATGAGGTGGGTGAGGACGAAATCGTTGAGAAATACAGTATTGGACCAGGCGATGTATATTCTGCTAGAGATACAGCTTCATGGATAGCTGGTGCTCTTAGCCGTGTTGAAAAAGTATTGGGCAACACATTTAGAGCTAATAAGCTTGAAAAACTAAGTCTTAGACTAGAATATGGGGTCAAGGAAGACGCGTTAGAACTGGTAGAGCTGCAAGGTATAGGTAGGGTTAGAGCGAGAACACTGATTAAAAACGGTATTAAATCCCTTAAGGATCTAGTAAATACTCCGCCATCTAAAATAGAATCATTGCCTGGATTCGGCCCGAGACTCGTAAGATCACTCTATGAGCAGTTGAGAGAGAGAAGGGATTAA
- a CDS encoding ABC transporter ATP-binding protein has product MLGKLLTEWINPGRIEAEGYNVKGLDISVNDLVKIYKIGRGIEVQALRGVSFNVLAGEAVTIMGPSGSGKTTLLNIIGGVDKPTGGTVFAGKIPVHELDEDMLEKYRLGVIGYVFQTFNLIPVLSAIENVELPMIAFRVPRSIRVNRAKWLLEEVGLSGRIHHKPTELSGGEQQRVAIAVALANDPPVILADEPTAELDTENALKITKLLVDLSIKHGKTVIISTHDPRIAVRASRIFRLEDGRIIGEYKPSDLGVKHEGRGKEEDLAEIIKNKLASVEKAMEELVKKLKDGEISMEEFDRRYNKLRYQMEALKEILRSLGH; this is encoded by the coding sequence ATGCTAGGCAAATTATTGACTGAATGGATCAATCCTGGAAGAATTGAAGCAGAAGGATATAATGTTAAAGGATTAGATATATCTGTAAATGACTTGGTGAAAATATATAAGATCGGTAGGGGAATAGAGGTTCAAGCACTTCGAGGAGTATCTTTTAATGTATTAGCTGGTGAAGCAGTAACTATTATGGGTCCAAGCGGTTCTGGTAAAACGACTCTCTTAAATATTATTGGTGGTGTGGATAAGCCTACAGGTGGAACAGTTTTTGCTGGAAAAATACCTGTCCACGAACTAGATGAGGATATGCTTGAAAAATACCGCTTAGGAGTTATTGGATATGTTTTCCAAACATTTAACTTAATACCCGTATTATCAGCTATTGAAAACGTTGAGCTACCAATGATTGCTTTCAGGGTTCCACGAAGTATTAGGGTTAACCGGGCTAAATGGTTATTGGAAGAAGTAGGGCTTAGTGGTAGAATACATCATAAACCAACAGAGCTTAGTGGGGGAGAGCAGCAAAGAGTAGCGATTGCCGTTGCTTTAGCAAATGATCCCCCAGTAATATTGGCAGATGAACCTACAGCAGAGCTTGACACCGAGAATGCATTGAAAATAACTAAGTTATTAGTAGATCTAAGCATTAAGCATGGTAAAACAGTTATTATTTCAACACATGATCCAAGAATAGCTGTTAGAGCCTCTCGTATATTTAGGCTTGAGGATGGAAGAATAATTGGCGAATATAAACCATCAGATCTAGGGGTAAAACACGAGGGTAGAGGGAAAGAAGAGGATTTAGCAGAAATAATTAAGAACAAGCTTGCCTCGGTAGAAAAGGCTATGGAGGAGCTTGTTAAGAAGCTGAAAGATGGGGAGATAAGTATGGAGGAGTTTGATCGTAGATATAATAAGCTGAGGTATCAAATGGAGGCTTTAAAGGAGATATTGAGGAGTCTTGGACACTGA